CTCCCCCGCCGCGCTTCGCCGGGCTGGAGGACCACTTCGTCTGCGCCTGGACGACGCCCGCCGAGGCGAGCATCTGGGCGGCCATGGGCGCGGTGAGGCCCAGGCCCACCATCG
Above is a genomic segment from Candidatus Methylomirabilota bacterium containing:
- a CDS encoding peptide ABC transporter substrate-binding protein produces the protein MDEQGLRTLVSEVNAGGLSRRRFVQTMVGLGLTAPMAAQMLASAGVVQAQTKWSSSPAKRGGG